The following proteins come from a genomic window of Myxococcales bacterium:
- a CDS encoding SUMF1/EgtB/PvdO family nonheme iron enzyme, with amino-acid sequence MSPSEPMQLDPLSLVGTTLADKYIVESVVGEGGFAVVYRATHQVWKRPVAIKVFKALGDVPPARRQQLLDDFVREGALLAELSERSTAIVQARDIGTLALPQGDEVPYMVLEWLDGETLEAVLHRELHDDIEPRGLLDAVVLLGPVAEALALAHQKGIAHRDVKPGNVFVVGDVNGEHNVKLLDFGIAKVVQEAEKEGFRKTAGQSSFTPLYAAPEQFDRSLGGTGPWTDVFALALVLVEVLLGREAMRGDSIVQLATVAADRQRRPSPQSHGLLVSDDVEAVFLKALAVSPEARYQDAGAFWVDLRLALDLGAPSGFTLASANAPAPGSASAPRSPLSSIRGGRAGLSATPSSVRADRTRPSGHTPLEVAATARVEELSAAPAPPAPPRGRGGLVAVGAVVAVVAAVGLGVTLKGRSPPPPGGPAVTASASAATASASASASASAAPACPTSMLAITGGDFFMGSDAADEQKAGADSSPAHPVRLGPYCLDEFEVTAAEFKACSDSGKCKRATPTNRWDGITAKQQKLYDPICNANDYAGRGAHPMNCVDWQEAQNFCVEMRGGRLPTEAEWEFAARGSDGRIYPWGDQAPEPGLLNACGAECTAWGRKNPDYPNVLAPMYKSDDGFAHTSPVGSFPRGKTSHGMKDMVGNVGEWVGDFFANYTNAPRLTDPKGPDKGASRVVRGGGWNAGNPMWLRPTYRFAAEPVDRSHGVGFRCAKAR; translated from the coding sequence ATGAGTCCTAGCGAACCTATGCAGCTCGATCCGCTCTCCCTCGTCGGGACCACCCTCGCGGACAAGTACATCGTCGAGTCCGTCGTGGGCGAGGGCGGCTTCGCCGTGGTGTACCGCGCGACCCACCAGGTGTGGAAGCGTCCGGTGGCGATCAAGGTGTTCAAGGCGCTCGGTGACGTCCCTCCGGCTCGTCGCCAGCAACTCCTCGACGACTTCGTCCGCGAAGGCGCGCTGCTCGCCGAGCTGTCCGAACGCTCGACCGCGATCGTGCAGGCCCGCGACATCGGCACGCTCGCGCTGCCGCAGGGCGACGAGGTGCCCTACATGGTGCTCGAGTGGCTCGACGGCGAGACCCTCGAGGCGGTCCTGCACCGCGAGCTGCATGACGACATCGAGCCGCGAGGGCTGCTCGACGCCGTCGTCCTCCTCGGCCCCGTCGCCGAGGCCCTCGCGCTGGCCCACCAGAAGGGCATCGCCCATCGTGACGTGAAGCCCGGGAACGTCTTCGTCGTCGGCGACGTCAACGGCGAGCATAACGTCAAGCTCCTTGACTTTGGCATCGCCAAGGTGGTCCAGGAGGCCGAGAAGGAGGGCTTCCGCAAGACGGCCGGGCAGTCGTCGTTCACGCCCCTGTATGCCGCGCCCGAGCAGTTCGACCGCTCGCTGGGGGGCACGGGGCCTTGGACCGACGTCTTCGCGCTCGCCCTCGTGCTCGTCGAGGTGCTGCTCGGGCGCGAGGCGATGCGAGGCGACTCGATCGTGCAGCTCGCGACGGTCGCGGCGGACCGCCAGCGACGGCCCAGCCCGCAGAGCCACGGGCTCCTCGTCTCCGACGACGTCGAGGCGGTGTTCCTGAAGGCCCTCGCCGTCTCGCCCGAGGCCCGCTACCAGGACGCCGGCGCGTTCTGGGTCGACCTCCGCCTCGCGCTCGACCTCGGCGCGCCGAGCGGCTTCACGCTCGCCTCCGCCAACGCCCCGGCTCCCGGCTCGGCGAGCGCGCCGCGGTCTCCGCTCTCTTCGATTCGCGGCGGTCGCGCGGGCCTCTCGGCGACGCCCTCGAGCGTCCGCGCCGATCGCACCCGCCCGTCGGGGCACACTCCGCTCGAGGTCGCCGCCACCGCCCGCGTCGAAGAGCTGTCTGCCGCGCCCGCGCCGCCCGCACCTCCTCGCGGCCGTGGGGGCTTGGTCGCCGTGGGGGCCGTCGTCGCCGTCGTCGCCGCCGTCGGGCTTGGCGTCACGCTGAAGGGGCGGAGCCCGCCCCCTCCCGGCGGGCCAGCGGTGACCGCGAGCGCCTCCGCGGCCACCGCGTCGGCTTCGGCCTCGGCGTCGGCCAGCGCCGCCCCGGCCTGTCCAACCTCGATGCTCGCCATCACGGGGGGCGACTTCTTCATGGGCAGCGACGCCGCCGACGAGCAGAAGGCGGGCGCCGACTCGAGCCCGGCCCACCCGGTGCGGCTCGGTCCTTATTGCCTCGACGAGTTCGAGGTGACCGCCGCCGAGTTCAAGGCGTGCAGCGACTCCGGCAAGTGCAAGCGGGCCACCCCCACGAACCGCTGGGACGGCATCACCGCCAAGCAACAGAAGCTCTACGACCCCATCTGCAACGCGAACGACTACGCCGGTCGCGGCGCCCACCCCATGAACTGCGTCGACTGGCAGGAGGCGCAGAACTTCTGCGTCGAGATGCGCGGCGGGCGCCTGCCGACCGAGGCCGAGTGGGAGTTCGCGGCGCGCGGCTCCGACGGTCGCATCTACCCCTGGGGCGACCAGGCGCCCGAGCCCGGCCTCCTCAACGCTTGCGGCGCCGAGTGCACCGCGTGGGGCCGCAAGAACCCGGACTACCCGAACGTCCTCGCGCCCATGTACAAGTCCGACGACGGCTTCGCGCACACCTCGCCCGTCGGTAGCTTCCCCCGCGGCAAGACGAGCCACGGCATGAAAGACATGGTCGGAAATGTCGGTGAGTGGGTCGGCGACTTCTTTGCAAATTACACAAATGCCCCGCGGCTGACCGACCCGAAGGGCCCCGACAAGGGGGCGAGCCGGGTCGTCCGCGGCGGCGGGTGGAACGCGGGGAACCCGATGTGGCTCCGCCCCACCTACCGCTTCGCCGCCGAACCGGTCGATCGTAGCCACGGCGTGGGCTTTCGCTGCGCGAAGGCGCGCTGA